The DNA window AGTATCGTGGCAAGCAAGAGGCGCGTCTTCTTTGATTCTTTTGGCGAATTTAAGAAGCTTGCTAACTCCAAAATCAGCAACCTTTAGGTGCCCGGAGTCATTCAGCAAGATGTTCCTGTTATCATACTCGATCATATGAGCAAACATTACGAGACACTCACAgatttacgacacaaatacaTACAGAATATGGGAACTACAAAACTTACGAAGGCTCAAGATCACGATGAACAATTGCTTCGGAATTATTTTCATGTAGGTAGTTCATTCCCCTGCACACCAAGTAAAATCAAAGAGATGAATTGCCCGCCTTTATATTGAAAAGACATAATAAACATATCTTGAACTAATCTGACCTAAAAAATCCGTTTGAATGAGAGAAGAAGTTATGTTCGTGTAAATAGGGCAAACCTGGCAATATCCATAGCGAATCTGAGAGCTGTTGCAGGCTTAAGCGGACCTTTTTTCTTCAAATACTCATGGAGGTCGCCCTGCAAGATCATCACGTGTATATTAGATTAACACAAGAATTGATTTTAAAGCTATAACGAAAAGAATCAGCTGCTTTGATGAATACCTTTGGTAAGTATTCAGTCACAATCATCATCGGACTGCTCTGTGTGACAGCGCCGAGAAACTGTACGACATTTGGATGTCTGATTTTCTGAAGCAACGCAAGCTCGTCCCGAAAAGCCTTGCTGCAAAAAAGCACAGGAATCAGACGATTGTAAGTGTCAAAAGAATTACCGTGTATTTGAGGAACTCACACTTTGTCCTCAATAGCAATTCCTTCCCCGAAAGTTTTCACAGCAACCTTCGTTCCACGCCACAAAGCTACCCTATATGTTCCCTGCAATGAAGTTCTCAATCATCATCAATTGAATAATTTAGTATACAATCAAACTATATGAAAATGAAAGATATGTAAATACCTTTGTTATCTCAATGCTATCAGTGAAATCAAGTTCATTGGGATGGATCTCATATTCAGGGACCTCACAAGCATTTTCAACGTGCATTGGAGCCATCTAAGCGGCGAAAACACAACATGTTAAGCCCCAAACAGAGAAATATGACCTAAGATTTTCTGATGTGGAGGAAAACTACGTGATGTGAACAAACGACTTACAAGATCCTTCGCACCGTACTTCTCCAGTAGTTTGATTACACCATGGTTTTTATAATGTATGGCGTCTGCAAGCGGCTAAGTAAGAAAAGCACGTCAGAAAGCAGTATTAGCGAATTGCCTTTGTATTCTGGCTTTAAATCAGCACCAACTAGAAAAGACACGCGAACTAGAAGTTCTATGCTACATAAGTCATCATCCATAGTGATCATCTCAAACTACTAGTATAAGAATCACTATCATTGCACTGTTGAAGATCAGTCTCGTGCTCAAAAAGTTGCAAATTTGACAAAATCAATAACAAGTAAATCGGGGCACGAACTGCACAGAATGGATTCAACTACTTAGGCCATTTTCTTCCAATAGTTAATTTCACATTGCACAGCAAGGCAGCATAAATCAATTTAACCACCACACAATCCATTTTCATCAATTCAGCCTCCCAAGCCCACAAAGATTTAccaaacaaaaacacatcacaACACAGCCAACTTCACAAAATGTGCATAAATCAAGAACTACCAcacaaacttaaaaaaaaatgcTTTGAGTCTCAAGATCAAGGTTATACCGTGCTTCCCCACCTATCACAAGAGTCCACCGTCGCCCCATTCTCAAGCAGCAGCTTGGCAACATCATCATACCCCTGGCAAGCAGCGATATGGAGCGCAGTCCGGTGATCAATATCGCGGAAATTAACATCCACACCGGACTCCAACAGCTCCCTGATCCCATCTAAATCACCCGCATTGACCACATACATCAGTTTCAACCCTGGATCAATATCAATCACGTCATTTTCTTCCTGCTCCTCCAGCTCATCAAGCTCCTCGTAGTCCCTCTCCGGCGCCATTGACGATTGCTTCCATAGAGTAAACTTAACTGGGGTATCGGACTCCATTGAAAATTTTAACCCAACTctatcaagatttgaaaaaaatctaaaattgaaGATCTTGTGCTGGAATTCTTTAATTAACCTCTGCAAATCAAGAACTAATGGTTGCAAAAGATCATTTTTTTCGAGTTTTCCAGCAAAATAAAGTTTTGCAAAACAAGCTGATGAGTTTTTGAATTAGGAACGAATTCTACACCTAACaagaataaaaatgaa is part of the Salvia splendens isolate huo1 chromosome 6, SspV2, whole genome shotgun sequence genome and encodes:
- the LOC121808161 gene encoding integrin-linked protein kinase 1-like, giving the protein MESDTPVKFTLWKQSSMAPERDYEELDELEEQEENDVIDIDPGLKLMYVVNAGDLDGIRELLESGVDVNFRDIDHRTALHIAACQGYDDVAKLLLENGATVDSCDRWGSTPLADAIHYKNHGVIKLLEKYGAKDLMAPMHVENACEVPEYEIHPNELDFTDSIEITKGTYRVALWRGTKVAVKTFGEGIAIEDKVKAFRDELALLQKIRHPNVVQFLGAVTQSSPMMIVTEYLPKGDLHEYLKKKGPLKPATALRFAMDIARGMNYLHENNSEAIVHRDLEPSNILLNDSGHLKVADFGVSKLLKFAKRIKEDAPLACHDTSCRYVAPEVFRNEEYDTKVDVFSFALILQEMIEGYPPFYLKQDHEVPKHYCEKERPPFRASSKFYDHGLKHLIEECWSNDPANRPTFKQIIP